Genomic DNA from Mobula birostris isolate sMobBir1 chromosome 21, sMobBir1.hap1, whole genome shotgun sequence:
gtccaaagacgtaccagttggtgggttaattggtcattgtaagttgtcctgtgattaggcttgaattaaattggtgggttgctaggtggcatggttcaaagggccagttccacactgcatctcagtaaataaatgaaataaaatattgaaatcaaCCCTGCATCTTAAATCTTTTCATCTCCCTAATATTAGGGTCATCTGAATGAAGTGCCAGTTTCACGCGTCTGTGACAATTATATAGCCAACCCAACACAGTTGACAGAATAAAACAAGGGGCTTAATGCTGGAGCTCTTGACTAGGGAAGAAGATGCTGATATTAGTTTGCTCTTCTTTGAACAgaatttggaggattttgcacaaacagctgtgatggtgaaCGGCCTTGAGTTCTGCTTAGGTAGTCCATGTTGCAGTTGTGTAGGAAGTCAGGGATCTTTGCTGCCTAGTCAATCTGCACAACTCATCTTCGATCTCAATGTCAGATACATTCTTCCTCTATTGAGCAAAGGCTCTTAGAGGTTCGTCACAAATCACCAACTGCCAACGTGAGAAAATCCAATTACATCATACACTTGTTTCCTGTCAGTGAACTCATTTTCAGTCAATGGCAACAAATTACTCCCACACCTACGTGCTTTGATTTGGTAGATTATGTGGGTTTTTaatcaaagatcttctgaaaattcaaatacatcACATCCCTATCTgttctaccagttacatcctcaataGTTACCCataggtttgtcaaacatgatcacACTTTTACAAATGATGTCAAATGAGCCAGTCTGTAGTtccacatagaaccatagaaactacagcacagaaagtccttttggcccttcttggctgtgccgaaccattttctgcctagtccactgacctgcacacagaccatatccctccatacacctcccatccatgtatctgtccaatttattcttaaatgttacaaaagaacccgcatttaccacctcgtctggcagctcattccatactcccaccactctctctgtgaagaagccccccctaatgttccctttaaacttttcccccctcacccttaacccatgtcctctggtttttttctccccttgcctcagtggaaaaagcctgcttgcattcactctatctatacccatcataattttatatacctctatcaaatctcctctcattcttctacgctccagggaataaagtcctaacctattcaacctttcttatttccattttcctttcacatTTTCATTTCCTCATTCTTTAAATAGTAGGTGTTCCATTTTCTAGCTTCCAATCTGAATGGAATTGTTCTATGATCAGTAGAATTCTGAAAGATGACAACCAATGCATCCAATATTTCATGGACTTTTAAATATATTGACTTTGTCCTGAAGCAATCCAAACAGTATTTCTCAAAACTTAGCGTTATAACTAAAGCCACACTTAAAACTAATATGTAAAAGCTGCCTTCTGAGAATGATGTATTATACTGCCACCAGCAGCTTTGGATTCTTTTGTTAGAGTTGTAGAGTCAGCGCACTACAACACAAAATGTCACATCTGGGGGTCTTGTTGTCATATTGTCCTTGAACCATTTACAAACCTGCATTGTGACTGTTCTGTGTCTTGGCGTGTTCAGTGTCACAAAGATCCATTTGCAATGTGTATGACTCCAATCAGCCGGGCAGCACCATCAATACCCACCATTCCCCTTCACATCCTCGTTTTCTCATAGCTTGTGATTAAACTGACCCGAAACAGCAATTTAAGATCAAATAGCCTATCAGTCCCATTCTGTCTTTTCCTCGATTTACAACCCAAATCCACACATTGGCTTTTTTAGAACTATCAACTACCCCTGCTTTCAACTGCCATTTGCCACTATCCTGTGTGCATATTTCCTCTAAATTCACAACGTCAAatcacattcttttaaattccagaaaACACACTGATAATAGGACACCAACCTCAGGAGCTTAATCCAGGAAATACATTAATTATGTTAAATCCTTAAGAGGTCCCTTGTCTTCCCTCTTGAAGGGAATATCATCTTCCCAAATGCTGTCAGGAATTGTTCAAAGATTTTGGATAAAATAAAGCTGTGGAATTCGTTTGAGGTTAGAGGGGCAAGTAAAGAAAGATATGGAGTGATAGTAAATTGGGAACAATACTGTGCTACAAGTAATAAGGACAACCAATTAGCAATGATTCAGCATTGTGAAGTAGCATACTATAGTTGTATATAGTGAATGCAGTGACCAGGGGAAAGGTGACAGTTTGGAAGATTACCCAGTAAATTAAATGTAGCTGATGAAGACAGCAACATTCGAACATCAAGTTTATTGTTGAACAAAttaaaatgatgcaaaatacagCATCTGCTAATTAGTCATTTAAATAACCCCTATCTGGAAAAtattcttcctcccctctgcacATGTGTGTCCTGGTTACATATTGCTCCTCCCTCAGCAAAAAAATCTCTGGTAATGTTGCATACTCCAGGGCTGCAACAAACATTTGCATTTGCAATATAGGCATTTCGAACTGAAATGAATGAATCCGCAAGACCCCTGTCCTCCTGGAATCAATCTTTTGCATTTAATCACTTGCAATCAGAACCAACAAGGTCTCTTTCCCTCTGTTCCAATGGAGGAGGTTACTCTGTATTGAAGTTCAGTCCTTGAGCCtgtaatggcctactcctgttccatAGGACGGTTAAAGATCTTGGCCAAGAGTGATGTGTTAGTCTGGGATTTCCTGTGGAACTCAGCCACCCTCTTGAGCTCCTTGGCCTTGTTGGCAGTGGGCACATGAGCAGTAGCCTTCCTGGCTTGGATCTCCGTCTCAGTGGCCCGCTGATGGAAATGCCAATTCTTCTcctgccactcctcccccttcttCCGCTTCAGTTCCTGCAACTTCTCCAGGTTCCTGCTCTTCTCCACATTCTGGAGGAAAAAGTTTGTCTCGCGCTTGGCCTGGGATACTTCCACCCGTAGTCTTTGTCGCTTCACCAGCTTCTCGTAGGCCAGGCGCTCACTCAGATGGATCCATTTAAAGCGATGCAAGTACTGCCAAGAAAAAGAGAGAAACTTCAGAATGAACAGAGCCACTTTATCAACCACTCACTTCAGAAACTCAACTGTATTTGCTGGGCATCTTATTCCCCTTCCCTGCCACCTTCAATCCCATGTCATGGAAGTTTGAAATTGGAGGGCAAGTAATGCACATCAGGAAGGCATTGGTGAGAGGACATCTGGAAGATTGTTTTGGTCAGTGTACTACAGAAAGGACATGATAAAGCTAAAGTGGGTATAGAAAAGGATGTTAAAGAGTAGCtgtaattgtcacatgtacaatgaaaCATACAGGGTAATTCATCATTTTTAAAGcagagtgataggttcttgatgtgTAAGTTatgaagagaggcagaagaatggggttcagggggataataaatcagccatgatggaatggaagagccttctcgatgggccgaatggctaactctgctcctattaGTTATGACTTGTGTTAGtcaccaacacagtccgaggatgtgctggggacagcccacaagtgtcaccaagcttccggcaccaacataggcTGCCCATACTtactaacctgcatgtctttgtaatgtgggaggaaacagagcacccggagagaagacacaatcacagggaaaatgtacaaactcctcacagacagctgtggaaattgagttcaattccaatcactggtgctgtagtgTTATGCTAGACACTATGCTATAATGCGTGGCTGGATGAGATGCTACTCTTTTCACTACAGTGAAGGAGACTGAGGTTTATAAAATGAAGGTAGGCATAGAttaaggtggatggtcacagcCTTGAACCCCCAGATGAGAGAAATAAGATTTAAAGTCAAGGTGACTTGAAAGGCAATATGTTTCTGGCCAACATTATTGTAAGGAAATTAATATCCTGAGAAGGAGGGGGGGCAATGTGTATGGAGGCAGATGAAAACATGTGGGACAGTCAACAGGAGCAAACTTCATAGACGTGACAACCAGGACATCAGCAACAAGAGGAAAGACTAATTTAcactgcatttatttcaatgctaAGGCTTAACAGGCAGTGTAGACAAATTTAGGACATGGAACAGCTCTACGGAATGGAACATTACAATGATAAAAGAAACATGGCTAAGAGAAAGGCAAGGCTGAAAGCTCAATGCTTCAGGCATGACTGAGGTCCACGTAGGAGAGGAAAGGAGGTTGCCTTTTTCAGGACAGAAGACATAACAAGTGCCTAAAAAGGATCTTTAGGGGTTGGGGGGGGAAATTGATCGGAATATTGTCTTGTAAAATTATATAGGTACAACAAAGGGACTATCCCTCTGATAGGTCTGTATTTATAGACCCCTCCCCTCAAGAGTCAGTGGGAATTAGAGGAGATTTGTGAGGATAGAGTAGTTGGAACAATAATAAGCTAGTATTGGTAGGAGATTTTAACCTGTAGTGCAAAGGGCTTTGACAAAGTGGTGTTTACTAATCCAAAACAAGTACACAGAGGGATCTTAAGGGAGCACAACACTGGACATCCTTTTAAAGAACAAGGTAGGGTACTTGATTAAGAGTCAGTCGGGGAGCACCTTGCAACCAGTAAccataatttcaaaataaattatgAGGGAAGACATGACTGGTTTACAAGTTAAGGCCCTAAACTGGGGCATTGCCAGTTTTGGAGGCATTAAACAGGATCTCACAGACAGCAACTGGGTGAGATTGTTTGCTGGTGAAGAGATGAGAGGCAAGTGGGTGGCTTTTAAACGTGATATCAAGAATTCAGGAATAGCAGGTTCCTGTTAGGGTGAAGGGCAAAGCTGGCAAGTTTAGGGAACCTAGCTTGACAAGAGCtattgaggctctggtcaggAAACAGGAGGCATACATCAGGTTTAGAAAACCTGGACCAAGCAAATCCTTCAGTAGGTACAAGTATAGAATACCCTAAAGAGGGAAATCACAAgggcaagaagagggcatgagatgAATCTgttaaggaaaatgtcaagattttCTATTAAGAGTGAAATGGTGGCTAGGGAAAGACTAGGTCCCCTTAAAGATCAGCATGGCCATCTGAATGTGGACCCACTGGACAGGGGCAAGATTTTTAACAGGTATTCCACATCAGTTTTTATTGTCAATATTATGGGTGCAAGGGAATTAAGGCAAACAGGTTGGACAGCAAATGAAATACTGAGGTGGTACTAGCTTCCTTAAGcacattagtcatagtcataatcatactttattgatcccaggggaaattggttttcgttacagatgcaccataaataatacatagtaatagaaccataaatagttaaatagtaatatgtaaattatgccagtaaattataaaataagtccaggcccagcctattggctcagggtgtctgaccctccaagggaggagttgtaaagtttgatggccacaggcaggaatgacttcctatgatgctctgtgttgcatctcggtggagtgagtctctggctgaatgtactcctgtgcccacccagtacattatgtagtggatgggagacattgaccaaggtggcatgcaacttagacagcatcctcttttcagacaccaccgtcagagagtccagttccatccccacaacatcactggccttacgaatgagtttgttgattctgttggtgtctgctaccctcagcctgctgccccagcacacgatAAATCCCAGGATCTGACCAACTTTAAAATCTGGGCATTTATTAACTGTGAGAAAAGGTATACAGTGAACACACATGGAGTTAGCAACAAGGCTCTGAAAATTAAGTTTACTGAGAGTGAATGGTGAGTAGATAGACAAAGAGTACTGGAATAAAGAAATAACTGAAAGACAAAATTTGATGGTCTCACGTTATTCCAGTACAAACGACTATTGGAGAAACCTATGCATGGTTACATAAGTTTAACATGTTCAGTACCACATAGGAGACAGCACAAAGGTAAATGCCTGCCCGCCTGAGACAGAAAATACACTGAGGGAGACAAG
This window encodes:
- the abt1 gene encoding activator of basal transcription 1, translated to MAADLEKREENLVEESDAAAEAVVQRKPVPGVIYLGYIPPGMELGLLRKMMSAFGEVGRIFLQPADEKKPRRKKKIGSLGKDFTEGWVEFQNKAVAKRVARSLHNTPIGTKKRSRFHDDLWNMKYLHRFKWIHLSERLAYEKLVKRQRLRVEVSQAKRETNFFLQNVEKSRNLEKLQELKRKKGEEWQEKNWHFHQRATETEIQARKATAHVPTANKAKELKRVAEFHRKSQTNTSLLAKIFNRPMEQE